A genomic window from Plasmodium coatneyi strain Hackeri chromosome 13, complete sequence includes:
- a CDS encoding Cytidine diphosphate-diacylglycerol synthasase produces the protein MPKRNEQVKESSGPISHSSLGSNSEDDNPKINGDAVKKEKKKKKLTNGDINVKEKKKGAVNGNTHIEDDKKEAHNSDNYAEEDKTNVTNDDNYSEEDKNVDRTRSKSRSLDTNNECADDIYKFKNGNNNTNKKKKSFDEINGKVENGEDQNVMKNNQKVECRRRKSSSKEIKCYKDLKYLKEYANVKSTNNRFTNFMRFYGYKGGIPNNGSKNRMSISSQNSTSHNVNLKNHEWNIDTFKMRFISSMILIFLSLLTVAAGHFYCSVLVLVLVSFVYREIISLKSVENKDKKLPEIFYIRWYWFLLTILTWGIPWIIPKLKHQIGLFKYMLKYHSIIMFILAFFGLIWFILSLRKFSLKYQFSQIGIILLSSLFIVTQLLMHIANIYSGLIWFIIPVSAVAVNDTFAYIFGVLFGKTRLIELSPKKTVEGFVGSSVITVLYSIGATYLLQNYKFLICPQDHISFIPFYTLYTTDCEDSSIFKPKYYTLPSQLSSILSINKIYYTNMVLHGLVLSLFAAFLAPFGGFFASGFKRALKIKDFGHAIPGHGGATDRFDCQIFIGMFTYIYLKTFVKIKGRINYSYDVLIDSIQKLDHKEVLRLFNQLKNMIDKKRRKSGDKKKDHHNKHPCKDDKCNSNKKPLT, from the coding sequence ATGCCAAAACGAAATGAACAGGTTAAGGAAAGCAGTGGTCCCATAAGCCATTCATCCTTAGGAAGTAACAGCGAAGATGACAACCCAAAGATAAATGGCGATGCggttaaaaaggagaagaagaaaaaaaaattaaccaatGGGGATATcaatgtaaaggaaaaaaaaaagggagcagTCAATGGGAATACTCACATAGAGGAtgacaaaaaggaagcacaCAATAGTGACAACTACGCAGAGGAAGACAAAACCAATGTAACCAATGATGACAATTATTCCGAGGAAGACAAAAATGTAGACAGGACCAGAAGTAAAAGCAGAAGCCTAGACACAAATAACGAATGTGCAGATGATatatacaaatttaaaaatgggaataataatacaaacaagaaaaagaaaagcttTGACGAAATAAACGGGAAGGTAGAAAACGGGGAAGATCAAAATGTGATGAAAAATAACCAAAAGGTAGAATgtaggagaaggaaaagtagtAGTAAGGAAATCAAATGTTACAAAGATTTAAAGTATCTGAAGGAATATGCTAATgtaaaaagtacaaataaTCGTTTTACGAATTTTATGCGATTTTATGGATACAAGGGAGGAATACCGAATAATGGAAGTAAAAATAGAATGTCCATATCGAGCCAGAATAGCACCAGCCATAAtgtaaatttgaaaaaccATGAATGGAATATAGATACATTTAAAATGAGATTCATCTCATCAATGATACTGATATTTTTATCCTTGCTAACGGTGGCAGCTGGACACTTTTACTGTTCTGTTCTTGTGCTAGTGTTGGTAAGCTTTGTGTATAGAGAAATAATATCTTTGAAGAGTGTAGAAAACAAGGACAAAAAATTGCcagaaattttttacataagaTGGTACTGGTTTCTCTTAACCATATTAACATGGGGTATACCGTGGATTATTCCCAAATTGAAGCATCAAATAGGACTCTTCAAGTACATGTTAAAATATCACTCGATAATTATGTTCATATTAGCATTTTTTGGATTAATATGGTTTATACTATCTTTAAGAAAgttttctttaaaatatcAGTTTTCTCAGATAGGTATTATACTATTATCTTCCCTATTTATCGTAACACAATTGTTAATGCACATTGCAAATATTTACTCGGGGCTAATTTGGTTTATAATACCCGTATCGGCAGTTGCTGTGAATGATACGTTTGCCTATATATTTGGAGTCCTCTTTGGAAAAACAAGATTGATCGAATTATCCCCGAAGAAGACAGTTGAAGGATTTGTGGGGTCATCTGTTATAACCGTTTTGTATAGCATAGGTGCAACGTACCTTTTACAAAACTATAAATTTTTGATTTGTCCTCAAGATCACATTTCGTTTATACCATTTTATACACTATACACGACGGACTGTGAGGATAGTTCCATTTTCAAGCCAAAATATTATACCCTACCAAGTCAGTTATCCTCCATACTATCCAtcaataaaatatattacacCAACATGGTTTTGCACGGATTAGTTTTGAGCCTGTTTGCTGCGTTTTTGGCACCCTTTGGTGGCTTCTTTGCATCAGGCTTTAAGAGAGCACTGAAAATTAAAGATTTTGGCCATGCCATTCCAGGACATGGTGGAGCTACCGATAGATTTGATTGTCAAATTTTTATTGGTATGTTCACCTACATTTATTTGAAAACATTTGTTAAAATCAAAGGGAGGATTAATTATTCCTATGATGTCCTTATCGACTCAATACAGAAATTGGATCATAAGGAAGTGTTGCGCCTTTTTAATCAgctaaaaaatatgataGACAAGAAGAGGCGGAAAAGCGGCGACAAGAAGAAGGACCACCATAACAAGCACCCTTGCAAGGATGACAAGTGCAACAGCAACAAGAAGCCGCTGACCTAG
- a CDS encoding RNA binding protein, with the protein MNSMSNLNNMNNMNNMNNMSNSTQAFSAEKNEATYGDTRLSEQQQQQQQQQQQQQQCNYQMNNPYNPAPSIPTKLFVSSIPKNLTENDIKAIFEEYGSIKDVVFIKDKKPNVNRANVFVRMESIYYAQKAIQDLHGKKVLCETLGPLIVKFAIGELEKYGVNMHNANENEAKLFVGSLPKEISEEQIRNLFNRYGNVTEVYIMKNSNGVSKRCAFVNYAYKEQGIFAIQNLNGKIAIENAEKPIEVRFAETKNQLQEKQLLNRALLNPLNNNNNGNNNNSNNNSNNQNNNNSAFLQSQQFKNMHVNSFNRYPVHMNYNLQNNGAHQRNTNNDAHSPWKQYFSKEDGRPYYHNEITGQTQWHKPRKLEQDFINPLNMNEVSGPVGANIFIFHIPNEWIQNDLLAAFSPFGNILSAHIATEKDTGRNRGFAFVSYDNVDSAINAVKYMNGFLAHKKKLKVTIKKGEEQYVQALLNQRSKLNTADNRRNFMNATPHV; encoded by the coding sequence ATGAACAGCATGAGCAACTTGAACAATATGAACAACATGAACAATATGAACAACATGAGCAACAGCACGCAGGCGTTTAGCGCCgagaaaaatgaagccaCCTATGGAGACACAAGGTTATCggagcagcagcaacaacagcaacaacaacaacaacaacagcagcagtgCAACTACCAAATGAATAACCCGTACAACCCAGCACCGTCCATCCCCACAAAGCTCTTTGTCAGCTCCAttccaaaaaatttaacagaaAATGATATAAAAGCGATATTTGAAGAATACGGAAGTATTAAGGATGTGGTTTTCATAAAAGACAAGAAACCAAACGTAAATCGAGCCAATGTATTCGTCCGAATGGAGTCCATATATTATGCACAAAAGGCTATCCAAGATTTacacggaaaaaaagttcTGTGTGAAACCTTAGGACCATTGATAGTCAAATTTGCCATAGGGgagttggaaaaatatgGCGTGAATATGCATAACGCGAATGAAAATGAAGCGAAATTATTTGTTGGCTctcttccaaaggagatatcGGAAGAGCAAATAAGAAATCTATTCAACAGATATGGAAACGTGACAGAAGTGTACATTATGAAAAACAGCAACGGGGTTAGTAAAAGGTGTGCCTTTGTTAATTACGCGTATAAGGAACAAGGAATATTTGCAATACAAAAtttgaatggaaaaatagcCATCGAAAATGCGGAGAAGCCAATTGAAGTTCGATTCGCAGAGACGAAAAATCAATTACAGGAAAAGCAGCTGCTAAACAGGGCCCTACTCAACCCgctcaacaacaacaacaacggcaataacaacaatagcaacaacaacagcaataatcagaacaataataatagtgcCTTTTTGCAGTCccaacaatttaaaaatatgcatgtcAATTCTTTTAATAGATACCCTGTACATATGAATTATAACTTACAAAACAATGGAGCTCACCAGAGAAACACAAATAACGATGCCCATTCCCCATGGAAACAATATTTTTCGAAAGAAGATGGACGACCATACTATCACAATGAAATAACGGGACAGACCCAATGGCATAAACCCAGAAAACTTGAACAGGATTTTATTAATCCATTAAATATGAATGAAGTGTCTGGTCCTGTGGGGgcaaatattttcatttttcatatcCCAAATGAGTGGATACAAAATGATTTATTAGCTgccttttctccctttggAAATATCCTTTCTGCACACATTGCCACTGAAAAGGACACTGGCAGGAATAGAGGGTTCGCTTTCGTTTCGTACGACAATGTAGATAGCGCAATAAATGCTGTTAAATACATGAACGGATTTTTGGCGCATAAGAAGAAGCTCAAGGTCACCATAAAGAAGGGCGAGGAGCAGTACGTGCAGGCACTGCTCAACCAGAGGAGCAAGCTGAACACGGCCGACAATCGGAGAAATTTCATGAACGCCACACCGCATGTGTGA